In Streptomyces capitiformicae, one genomic interval encodes:
- a CDS encoding FAD-dependent oxidoreductase yields MTRAVGPARNVILTVDDDPGVSRAVARDLRRKYGESYRIVRAESGQAALEALRELKLRGDQVAVVLADYRMPQMNGVEFLEQALDVYPGARRVLLTAYADTSAAIDAINVIDLDHYLLKPWDPPEEKLYPVLDDLLQAWRAADRSCVGITKVVGHRWSARSSGVREFLARNQVPYRWFSSDEPEGRRLLSAAGEDGRRLPLVVTPDGTPLVEPEDPELAERVGLATTPASVFYDLVVIGGGPAGLGAAVYGASEGLRTLLVERSATGGQAGQSSRIENYLGFPDGVSGAQLTGRARRQATRFGAEILTAREVSGLEVNGAARTVRFSDGSAVAAHSVILATGVSYRQLDAPGCADLTGCGVFYGSALTEAPACQGHDVYIVGGANSAGQAAMYLARGAKSVTLLVRGDSLTASMSHYLIQQLAGAPNIFVRTGTVVEAAHGTKQLEQLTLKDLASGREELVDAQWLFVFIGAQPLTDWLEGAVLRDEHGFILTGPDMTGDGQPPADWELDRPPYHLETNVPGVFVAGDARAESAKRVASAVGEGAMAVMLVHRYLEQS; encoded by the coding sequence ATGACTCGGGCTGTCGGTCCGGCGCGGAACGTGATCCTCACCGTGGATGACGATCCCGGGGTGTCCCGTGCGGTGGCCCGGGACCTCAGGCGCAAGTACGGCGAGTCGTACCGGATCGTGCGGGCGGAGTCCGGGCAGGCGGCCCTGGAGGCGCTGCGGGAGCTGAAACTGCGCGGGGACCAGGTGGCGGTGGTCCTGGCCGACTACCGGATGCCGCAGATGAACGGCGTCGAGTTCCTGGAACAGGCGCTGGACGTGTATCCGGGGGCGCGGCGGGTCCTGCTCACCGCGTACGCCGACACGAGCGCGGCGATCGACGCGATCAACGTCATCGACCTCGACCACTATCTGCTCAAGCCCTGGGACCCGCCCGAGGAGAAGCTCTATCCGGTCCTGGACGACCTGCTCCAGGCCTGGCGGGCCGCCGATCGGAGCTGTGTCGGCATCACCAAGGTGGTCGGCCACCGGTGGTCGGCGAGGTCGTCGGGCGTACGGGAGTTCCTGGCGCGCAACCAGGTGCCGTACCGCTGGTTCTCGTCCGACGAGCCGGAGGGACGGCGGCTGCTCTCGGCGGCAGGTGAGGACGGGCGGCGGCTGCCGCTGGTCGTCACCCCGGACGGCACGCCGCTGGTCGAGCCGGAGGACCCGGAGCTGGCCGAGCGGGTGGGACTCGCGACGACACCGGCCTCGGTTTTCTACGACCTCGTCGTCATCGGCGGCGGGCCGGCCGGGCTCGGCGCGGCCGTCTACGGGGCATCGGAGGGGCTGCGGACGCTGCTGGTCGAGCGGTCGGCGACGGGCGGTCAGGCCGGGCAGAGCTCCCGGATCGAGAACTATCTCGGGTTCCCCGACGGGGTGTCCGGGGCCCAGCTCACCGGCCGGGCCCGGCGGCAGGCCACCCGGTTCGGCGCGGAGATCCTCACCGCGCGCGAGGTGAGCGGCCTGGAGGTGAACGGGGCGGCGCGGACCGTCCGGTTCTCCGACGGTTCGGCGGTCGCCGCGCACAGCGTGATCCTCGCGACCGGGGTGTCGTACCGGCAGCTCGACGCGCCGGGCTGCGCGGACCTCACGGGCTGCGGTGTGTTCTACGGCTCCGCCCTCACCGAGGCCCCCGCCTGCCAGGGGCACGACGTGTACATCGTGGGCGGCGCCAACTCGGCGGGCCAGGCCGCGATGTACCTGGCCCGCGGCGCCAAGTCGGTGACGCTTCTGGTGCGCGGTGACTCGCTGACGGCGTCCATGTCGCACTACCTCATCCAGCAGCTCGCCGGCGCGCCCAACATCTTCGTGCGCACCGGCACGGTCGTCGAGGCCGCGCACGGTACGAAGCAACTGGAGCAGCTGACCCTGAAGGACCTGGCGAGCGGGCGCGAGGAACTCGTCGACGCCCAGTGGCTGTTCGTGTTCATCGGAGCCCAGCCGCTGACCGACTGGCTGGAGGGGGCCGTGCTCCGCGACGAGCACGGGTTCATCCTGACCGGGCCCGACATGACCGGCGACGGACAGCCACCGGCGGACTGGGAACTGGACCGGCCGCCGTACCACCTGGAGACCAATGTGCCCGGTGTGTTCGTGGCCGGGGACGCGCGAGCGGAGTCCGCCAAGCGGGTCGCGTCCGCGGTGGGAGAGGGAGCGATGGCCGTGATGTTGGTGCACAGGTACCTGGAACAGTCATGA
- a CDS encoding ATP-binding protein, which produces MSGQPMPCDRAELGTLFLFEQLDPEQLDRLCREGRVERFEPGTVYQEGEPATCFFVLLEGTVVMSRRVGDDDVEVNRSSQRGLYAGAFQAYLGDRQDEARYKGSLRVTVPSRFFVLPAPAFAAIMRDWFPMAVHLLEGLFFGNQNTQRAINQRERLLALGSLSAGLTHELNNPAAAAVRATSALRERVAGMRHKLGAIAAGPYKRAMLESLVEIQERTAEQVSKATPLSPLEAADREDELTDWLDAHGITGGWQLAPNFVQAGLGTDWLDQVAAAVDEHTLEGAVRWLNYTVETELLMNEIEDSTTRVSQLVDAAKQYSQLDRAPYQNADVHELLDSTLLMLSGKIGDRVRVVKEYARTLPRIPAYPGELNQVWTNLIDNAVAAIGEAGGEGTLTVRTALDHRDRLLVEFRDTGPGIPADIRGRIFDPFFTTKPVGQGTGLGLDISWRIIVNKHHGHIEVHSRPGDTRFQVFLPLTAPTPDHEPLR; this is translated from the coding sequence ATGAGCGGACAGCCGATGCCGTGCGACCGGGCTGAGCTGGGCACGCTGTTCCTGTTCGAGCAGCTGGACCCCGAGCAGCTGGACCGGCTGTGCCGCGAAGGCCGGGTGGAGCGGTTCGAGCCCGGCACCGTCTACCAGGAGGGCGAGCCCGCCACCTGCTTCTTCGTGCTCCTGGAAGGCACGGTCGTGATGTCCCGGCGCGTCGGCGATGACGACGTGGAGGTCAACCGCAGCTCACAGCGCGGGCTGTACGCGGGCGCCTTCCAGGCGTATCTGGGCGACAGGCAGGACGAGGCGCGCTACAAGGGCTCCCTGCGTGTGACCGTGCCCTCGCGGTTCTTCGTGCTGCCCGCGCCCGCCTTCGCCGCCATCATGCGTGACTGGTTCCCCATGGCCGTGCACCTGCTGGAGGGCCTGTTCTTCGGCAATCAGAACACCCAGCGGGCCATCAACCAGCGCGAGCGCCTGCTGGCCCTCGGCTCCCTGTCCGCCGGGCTCACCCACGAGCTCAACAACCCCGCCGCGGCGGCCGTACGGGCCACCTCCGCGCTGCGCGAACGCGTGGCCGGGATGCGGCACAAGCTCGGCGCCATCGCCGCCGGGCCGTACAAGCGCGCCATGCTGGAGTCGCTGGTCGAGATCCAGGAGCGGACGGCCGAACAGGTCTCCAAGGCCACCCCGCTCAGCCCGCTGGAGGCCGCCGACCGGGAGGACGAGCTCACCGACTGGCTCGACGCCCACGGCATCACGGGCGGCTGGCAACTCGCGCCGAACTTCGTCCAGGCCGGCCTCGGCACCGACTGGCTGGACCAAGTCGCGGCCGCCGTGGACGAGCACACCCTCGAAGGGGCCGTCCGCTGGCTCAACTACACGGTCGAGACCGAGCTGTTGATGAACGAGATCGAGGACTCCACGACGCGCGTCAGTCAGCTGGTCGACGCGGCGAAACAGTACTCGCAGCTCGACCGCGCCCCCTACCAGAACGCCGACGTGCACGAACTCCTCGACAGCACCCTGCTGATGCTGTCCGGGAAGATCGGCGACCGCGTGCGGGTGGTGAAGGAGTACGCCCGTACGCTGCCGCGGATCCCCGCCTACCCCGGTGAGCTGAACCAGGTGTGGACGAACCTGATCGACAACGCGGTGGCGGCGATCGGTGAGGCGGGCGGGGAAGGCACGCTGACCGTCCGCACGGCGCTCGACCACCGCGACCGGCTGCTGGTCGAGTTCCGCGACACGGGGCCGGGGATCCCGGCCGACATCCGGGGCCGCATCTTCGACCCCTTCTTCACCACCAAGCCGGTCGGTCAGGGCACCGGGCTCGGCCTCGACATCTCCTGGCGCATCATCGTCAACAAACACCACGGGCACATCGAGGTCCACTCCCGCCCCGGCGACACCCGCTTCCAGGTCTTCCTGCCCCTGACGGCCCCCACACCGGACCACGAGCCCCTGCGGTAG
- a CDS encoding threonine/serine dehydratase — MIGISDIREAAERIGGHVVRTPTIHSPGLSEFLGTPVTTKLELLQRTGSFKARGATAKLLTLTDAERAAGVVAVSGGNHGIALAHMAAALHIKATVVMSRTAPRRAADLVEETGASLRLTDGMAEAFALTERLRAEGLTLVHPFDDALVIAGQGTVGLEFAEDAAELTDIVVSIGGGGLIAGVAVAFKALRPDVRVWGVETEGATTMAEALAAGGPVTVDLSSIVTTLSPPAVSQLTYDHVSALVEDILVVSDAEAVRGVLDLAEHAKVWAEPAAGCLLPAARQVVERVGDGARLGLVVCGGNATTADIMEWARRFDL, encoded by the coding sequence TTGATCGGGATCTCCGACATCCGGGAGGCAGCCGAGCGGATCGGAGGGCATGTCGTACGGACGCCGACCATCCACAGCCCAGGACTCTCCGAGTTCCTCGGCACCCCGGTCACCACCAAGCTCGAACTGCTCCAGCGCACCGGCTCCTTCAAGGCCCGCGGCGCCACCGCGAAGCTGCTCACGCTGACGGACGCCGAGCGGGCGGCCGGCGTCGTGGCGGTCAGCGGCGGCAACCACGGCATCGCGCTGGCGCACATGGCGGCCGCCCTCCACATCAAGGCGACCGTGGTGATGTCCAGGACCGCCCCCAGGCGGGCCGCCGACCTCGTCGAGGAGACCGGCGCGTCGCTGCGCCTCACCGACGGCATGGCGGAGGCGTTCGCGCTCACCGAACGGCTCCGCGCGGAGGGCCTCACTCTCGTCCACCCCTTCGACGACGCGCTGGTGATCGCCGGACAGGGCACGGTCGGCCTGGAATTCGCCGAGGACGCCGCCGAACTGACGGACATCGTCGTCAGTATCGGAGGCGGCGGCCTGATCGCCGGTGTCGCGGTCGCCTTCAAGGCACTGCGCCCGGACGTCCGCGTCTGGGGCGTCGAGACCGAGGGCGCCACCACCATGGCGGAGGCGCTGGCGGCGGGCGGCCCCGTCACGGTCGATCTCTCCTCCATCGTCACCACGCTCAGCCCGCCTGCCGTCTCACAGCTCACGTACGACCACGTGTCCGCCCTGGTCGAGGACATCCTCGTGGTCTCGGACGCCGAGGCCGTACGGGGCGTCCTCGATCTCGCCGAGCACGCCAAGGTGTGGGCGGAGCCGGCCGCCGGATGTCTGCTGCCCGCGGCCCGGCAGGTCGTGGAGCGGGTCGGCGACGGGGCCCGGCTGGGCCTGGTGGTGTGCGGGGGCAACGCCACCACGGCGGACATCATGGAGTGGGCGCGGCGATTCGACCTGTAG
- a CDS encoding 4-hydroxybenzoate 3-monooxygenase, whose product MTAPTSPTSSPAERTPVVIVGAGPAGLTVGNILRAASVDCVVLETESREFIERRPRAGFLEEWAVRALERRGLGDRIVEQAPTHTEFEFRFGGERRRFPYTELTGHHHYVYPQPLLVTDLVREYADVRGGDIRFGVRDVEPHDLDSERPSVSYTNPETGERRLLHCEFVAGCDGARGVTRTALPPEHATVARHDHGVGWLALLAEAPPSSDCVILGVHPRGFAGHMARSPEVTRYYLEVPAGDDPVNWPDERVWSELHARLAVPGTRPLTEGPLIEKRVLDMHNYVTEPMRYGRLYLAGDAAHLVAPIAAKGMNLALHDALLLADALIAYVGKGDDSGLRGYSDACLRRVWHYQEFSQWLAELLHGPSSGDAFRAGSATARLRRVLDSPAAAATFAELFIGKDTDH is encoded by the coding sequence ATGACCGCCCCCACGTCCCCCACCTCCTCCCCTGCCGAGCGCACCCCCGTCGTCATCGTCGGCGCGGGACCGGCCGGGCTGACCGTCGGCAACATCCTGCGGGCCGCCTCCGTGGACTGTGTGGTGCTGGAGACCGAGAGCCGGGAGTTCATCGAGCGGCGGCCGCGCGCCGGGTTCCTGGAGGAGTGGGCGGTGCGTGCGCTGGAGCGGCGCGGCCTGGGCGACCGGATCGTGGAACAGGCACCGACGCACACCGAGTTCGAGTTCCGCTTCGGCGGGGAGCGTCGGCGGTTCCCGTACACGGAGCTGACGGGGCACCACCACTACGTGTACCCGCAGCCCCTCCTGGTGACGGACCTGGTCCGGGAGTACGCGGACGTCCGGGGCGGTGACATCCGCTTCGGCGTACGCGACGTGGAGCCGCACGACCTCGACAGCGAGCGGCCTTCGGTGTCGTACACGAACCCGGAGACAGGCGAACGACGGCTGCTGCACTGCGAGTTCGTCGCCGGATGCGACGGGGCGCGCGGCGTGACGAGGACCGCCCTGCCGCCGGAGCACGCCACGGTCGCCCGGCACGACCACGGCGTGGGCTGGCTCGCGCTGCTCGCCGAGGCACCGCCGTCGTCGGACTGCGTGATACTCGGCGTGCATCCGCGGGGTTTCGCCGGCCACATGGCGCGCAGCCCGGAGGTCACCCGCTACTACCTGGAGGTCCCGGCCGGCGACGACCCGGTGAACTGGCCGGACGAGCGGGTGTGGTCCGAACTGCACGCCCGGCTGGCGGTGCCGGGGACGCGGCCACTCACCGAGGGCCCGCTGATCGAGAAGCGGGTGCTCGACATGCACAACTACGTCACCGAGCCGATGAGGTACGGCCGGCTGTACCTCGCGGGCGACGCCGCCCATCTCGTCGCGCCGATCGCCGCCAAGGGCATGAACCTCGCCCTGCACGACGCCCTGCTCCTCGCGGACGCGCTGATCGCGTACGTCGGCAAGGGCGACGACAGCGGGCTGCGCGGGTACTCGGACGCTTGTCTGCGCCGAGTCTGGCACTACCAGGAGTTCTCGCAGTGGCTGGCCGAGCTGCTGCACGGGCCGTCGTCCGGCGACGCCTTCCGGGCGGGCTCCGCGACCGCCCGGCTGCGCCGTGTCCTCGACTCCCCGGCGGCCGCGGCGACTTTCGCGGAGCTGTTCATCGGCAAGGACACCGACCACTAG